The following proteins are co-located in the Vigna angularis cultivar LongXiaoDou No.4 chromosome 2, ASM1680809v1, whole genome shotgun sequence genome:
- the LOC108322402 gene encoding leucine-rich repeat receptor-like protein kinase PXC1 — MKHPSSINLSLPLLPLALAFTIFCVAESAWQNDTLALTQFRLQTDTHGNLLSNWTGADACSAAWLGVECSPNGRVVGLSLPSLNLRGPIDSLSSLVYLRFLDLHENRLNGTFYPLLNCTALELLYLSHNDFSGEIPRQISSLRLLLRLDISDNNIRGPIPNQVAKLTHLLTLRLQNNALSGHVPDISASLLNLTQLNVTNNELRGHVPDSMLSKFGNTSFSGNHGLCGSTPLPKCSEIEPDTETTITVPSKPSSFPQTSSVTLSDTPKKKGLRAGVIVAIVVAVCVAVLVAISFVVAHCCSRGGGGYGSAAGSESGKRKSGSSSGSEKKVYGNGGNFDRDSDGTNTETERSKLVFFDRRNQFELEDLLRASAEMLGKGCLGTVYRAVLDDGCTVAVKRLKDANPCERNEFEQYMDVVGKLKHPNIVRLRAYYYAKEEKLLVYDYLPNGSLHALLHGNRGPGRIPLDWTTRISLVLGAARGLARIHAEYNASKIPHGNVKSSNVLLDKNGVALISDFGLSLLLNPVHAIARLGGYRAPEQVEVKRLSQEADVYAFGVLVLEVLTGRAPSTEYPSSAARPRVEDEGEVDLPKWVRSVVKEEWTAEVFDEELLRYKNIEEELVAMLHVGVACVAAQPEKRPSMMEVVKMVEDLRVEQSPLGEDYDEARSRNSLSPSLPTTEDGLA; from the exons ATGAAACACCCTTCTTCCATAAACCTGTCACTGCCATTGTTGCCATTGGCATTGGCCTTCACCATCTTCTGTGTTGCAGAGAGTGCATGGCAAAATGATACACTCGCCCTTACCCAGTTCCGCCTCCAAACCGACACCCACGGCAACCTTCTCTCCAACTGGACCGGAGCCGACGCCTGCTCCGCCGCGTGGCTCGGCGTCGAGTGCTCCCCAAACGGCAGAGTGGTGGGCCTCTCCCTCCCTTCCCTCAACCTCCGTGGTCCAATTGATTCTCTCTCCTCACTAGTGTACCTCCGCTTCCTCGACCTCCACGAAAACCGCTTAAACGGTACCTTTTACCCCCTCTTAAACTGCACCGCCCTCGAACTCCTCTATCTCTCCCACAATGACTTCTCCGGCGAGATTCCGCGGCAGATATCCTCCCTCCGCCTCCTTCTCCGCCTTGACATCTCCGACAACAACATCCGCGGTCCAATCCCCAACCAAGTCGCCAAACTAACCCACCTTCTCACTCTTCGGTTGCAGAACAACGCCCTGTCCGGCCACGTCCCCGACATCTCCGCTTCCCTCCTCAACCTCACCCAACTCAACGTAACCAACAATGAACTTCGTGGCCACGTTCCCGATTCTATGCTTTCAAAATTCGGCAACACCAGCTTCTCCGGAAACCATGGTCTATGTGGGTCCACCCCGTTGCCCAAATGTTCCGAAATCGAACCAGACACGGAGACCACAATAACCGTTCCTTCAAAACCGAGTTCGTTCCCTCAAACAAGCAGTGTGACTCTCTCTGACACTCCGAAGAAGAAAGGTCTGAGGGCGGGTGTCATTGTGGCCATTGTAGTGGCAGTTTGCGTGGCGGTGCTCGTGGCGATTTCATTTGTGGTGGCGCACTGCTGCTCGAGGGGAGGGGGAGGCTATGGATCGGCAGCGGGGAGCGAGAGTGGGAAACGGAAGAGTGGGAGTAGTTCTGGGAGCGAGAAGAAGGTGTATGGAAATGGTGGGAATTTCGATAGAGATAGCGATGGGACGAACACTGAGACGGAACGAAGCAAGCTGGTGTTTTTCGATAGGAGGAACCAGTTTGAGTTGGAGGATCTGCTTCGAGCATCGGCGGAGATGCTGGGAAAAGGGTGCTTGGGAACGGTTTACAGAGCGGTGCTCGACGATGGCTGCACCGTCGCAGTGAAGAGACTGAAAGACGCAAACCCCTGCGAGAGAAACGAGTTTGAACAGTACATGGACGTTGTAGGGAAGCTCAAACACCCCAACATTGTCAGACTCCGAGCCTATTACTATGCAAAGGAAGAAAAGCTTCTTGTGTATGATTATCTCCCTAATGGAAGCTTGCATGCTCTTCTTCATG GTAACCGTGGACCTGGAAGGATTCCATTGGATTGGACAACGAGAATAAGCTTGGTGTTAGGTGCGGCCAGAGGGTTGGCTAGGATTCATGCAGAGTACAACGCATCCAAGATACCCCACGGGAACGTCAAATCCTCCAACGTGCTTCTCGACAAAAACGGCGTCGCTTTGATCTCCGACTTCGGGTTATCGCTGCTGTTGAACCCGGTTCACGCGATCGCGCGGTTGGGAGGGTATAGAGCGCCGGAACAGGTTGAAGTGAAGAGGCTGTCGCAGGAGGCTGACGTGTACGCTTTCGGGGTGTTGGTATTGGAGGTGTTGACTGGAAGGGCGCCGTCCACTGAGTACCCTAGTTCCGCGGCGCGTCCACGCGTGGAGGATGAGGGTGAGGTGGATCTTCCGAAGTGGGTTCGGTCGGTGGTGAAGGAGGAATGGACCGCTGAGGTGTTCGACGAGGAGTTGTTGCGGTACAAGAACATCGAGGAGGAGTTGGTGGCGATGTTGCACGTGGGAGTGGCGTGCGTGGCGGCGCAACCGGAGAAGAGGCCGAGTATGATGGAGGTTGTGAAGATGGTTGAGGATCTGAGGGTGGAACAGTCTCCTCTGGGAGAGGATTATGATGAGGCACGGTCACGCAATTCGCTTTCGCCGTCGCTTCCAACCACCGAAGATGGCCTTGCTTAA
- the LOC108322409 gene encoding cytochrome P450 76A2 — MVPKKIMALTSEYPSLFLLLLLSILFLFLLRRKTATSNRRLPPGPPGWPIFGNMFQLGDMPHRTLAKLRAKHGPVVWLQIGAINTMTILSANAATVFFKNHDHAFADRTITETMRVHNYDKSSLALAPYGPYWRLMRRLVTVDMLVAKRLNETAPVRRKCVNDMITWLSKEAEKLEEGGGVHVARFVFLMSFNLLGNLMLSRDLFDPESEDGSEFFAAMIGMMEWTGQANVADMFPWLRWLDPQGLKRKVDREMGKALEIASKFVKQRLAEQHSDKMTRDFLGVWIEFQNSNNEEVLNISDKDLNIFILELFLAGSETTSSTIEWAMTQLLRNPECLEKLKSELDQVVGREREVEESDIDNLPYLQAVIKETLRLHPPIPMLVPRKAIKDTEFMGYDIPKDTQVLVNAWAIGRDPDVWEQPFDFKPQRFVEDCKNIDYKGHHFELIPFGGGRRMCAGVPLAHRILHLVLGSLLHRFDWKLQNHVTPSTVDMRDRLGVTMRKLQPLLAVPKLIPPSPSIVND, encoded by the exons ATGGTTCCCAAAAAAATCATGGCTTTGACTTCTGAATATCCTTCACTCTTTCTCCTCTTACTCCTGTCTATTCTATTTCTCTTTCTCCTCCGCCGCAAAACCGCAACCAGTAATCGCCGTCTTCCGCCAGGACCACCGGGATGGCCCATATTCGGAAACATGTTTCAGCTTGGAGACATGCCTCACCGCACCCTCGCCAAACTAAGGGCCAAACACGGCCCCGTCGTGTGGCTCCAAATCGGCGCCATTAACACCATGACTATTCTCTCAGCCAATGCTGCCACCGTGTTCTTCAAGAATCACGACCACGCATTCGCAGACCGCACCATAACCGAAACCATGCGAGTCCACAACTACGACAAATCCTCCTTGGCCTTAGCCCCATACGGCCCCTACTGGCGCCTCATGCGGCGCCTCGTCACCGTGGACATGCTGGTGGCGAAACGCTTAAACGAAACCGCTCCAGTGCGGCGGAAGTGCGTAAACGACATGATAACATGGTTGAGCAAAGAGGCTGAGAAGTTGGAAGAGGGTGGCGGAGTCCACGTGGCGCGGTTCGTGTTCCTGATGTCGTTCAACCTGTTAGGGAACCTGATGTTGTCGCGGGACTTATTCGACCCTGAATCGGAAGACGGGTCGGAGTTTTTCGCTGCTATGATCGGTATGATGGAGTGGACAGGACAAGCTAACGTGGCTGACATGTTCCCCTGGCTGAGGTGGCTAGACCCGCAAGGTTTGAAGAGGAAGGTGGATCGAGAGATGGGCAAAGCTCTGGAAATCGCGTCGAAGTTCGTGAAACAGCGTCTGGCAGAGCAGCACTCTGATAAAATGACAAGGGACTTCTTGGGTGTATGGATTGAATTTCAAAACAGCAACAATGAAGAAGTACTCAACATATCAGACAAAGACCTCAACATTTTCATTTTG GAATTATTCTTGGCTGGGTCAGAAACAACAAGCAGCACAATTGAATGGGCGATGACGCAGCTTCTGCGCAACCCAGAGTGTCTTGAGAAGTTGAAAAGCGAGCTTGATCAAGTGGTTGGACGCGAAAGAGAAGTTGAAGAGAGTGACATAGACAACCTACCCTACCTACAAGCCGTGATTAAGGAAACACTTAGATTGCACCCTCCCATTCCGATGCTTGTCCCTCGGAAGGCCATCAAGGACACAGAGTTCATGGGATACGACATTCCCAAAGACACCCAAGTTTTGGTGAATGCTTGGGCCATAGGGAGAGACCCTGATGTTTGGGAGCAACCCTTTGATTTCAAGCCCCAACGCTTTGTGGAAGATTGCAAGAACATCGATTACAAGGGACATCATTTTGAGTTGATTCCTTTTGGAGGTGGACGAAGAATGTGTGCGGGTGTGCCCCTAGCGCATAGAATTCTTCATCTTGTGTTGGGATCGTTGCTTCACCGATTCGACTGGAAACTTCAGAATCATGTAACGCCCTCCACCGTGGATATGAGGGACAGGCTCGGTGTCACCATGCGAAAGCTTCAACCCTTGCTTGCTGTGCCTAAATTAATTCCCCCTTCCCCTTCCATCGTTAATGATTAA
- the LOC108322372 gene encoding homeobox-leucine zipper protein ATHB-22, translating to MDWHYTTKPFLPHPDTLSFFYNYNNNPYPGVEVQQATLLETGEGSIPSMHNGSKEKKKRLTSNQLEILERSFQEETKLDPEKKMKLSRELGLQPRKIAVWFQNRRTRWKTKQLEHLYDALKHQYDVISNEKQKLQEEVMKLKALLSKEQGFGKQRLGGYPEISGVETVESTSEGLRGSNKGKSNIEQVADEGFCSFSVEDYNTVSVPFCQWSAVPY from the exons ATGGATTGGCATTACACCACAAAACCATTTCTTCCTCACCCAGACACCTTAAGCTTCTTCTACAACTACAACAACAACCCTTATCCAG GAGTGGAAGTGCAACAAGCCACATTGTTGGAGACAGGAGAAGGTTCTATTCCGTCAATGCACAACGGAagcaaagagaagaagaagcgGTTAACAAGCAACCAGTTAGAAATATTGGAGAGGAGCTTCCAGGAGGAAACAAAGTTAGACCCTGAAAAGAAGATGAAACTTTCGAGGGAGCTAGGCCTTCAGCCTCGCAAAATCGCTGTTTGGTTCCAAAATAGACGTACGAGGTGGAAAACCAAGCAGCTTGAGCACTTATACGATGCTCTCAAGCACCAATATGATGTCATCTCCAACGAAAAGCAGAAGCTTCAAGAAGAG GTTATGAAGTTAAAGGCACTGCTAAGTAAAGAGCAAGGTTTTGGGAAGCAAAGATTGGGAGGTTATCCAGAAATATCTGGAGTAGAAACGGTAGAAAGCACTTCAGAGGGTCTGAGGGGTTCCAACAAGGGAAAGAGTAACATTGAGCAGGTCGCAGATGAGGGCTTTTGCTCTTTCAGCGTGGAGGATTATAACACTGTTTCAGTGCCTTTCTGCCAGTGGTCTGCTGTACCTTATTAG